In a genomic window of Streptomyces sp. SJL17-4:
- a CDS encoding acyl-CoA dehydrogenase family protein has translation MGEFTLELNDDQKQVRDWLHGFAADVMRPAAAEWDEREETPWPIIQEAAKIGIYSLDFYAQQFFDPTGLGIPMAMEELFWGDAGIALSIVGTGLAAVGVLANGTEEQIGTWVPQMYGDANDIKVAAFCSSEPDAGSDVASMRTRAVYEEATDEWVLNGTKTWATNGGIANVHVVVAVVDPELGSKGHASFIVPPNTPGLSQGQKFQKHGIRASHTAEVVLEDVRIPGHCLLGGKDKLDERLARAREKSRAGGEQVKNAAMATFEASRPAVGAMAVGTARAAYEVALDYAKTRVQFGRPIIENQGVAFQLADMATQIDAARLLVWRASWMATAGKPFTAAEGSMSKLYASEVAKKVTAQAIQILGGNGYTREYPVERMHRDAAIYTIFEGTSEIQRMVISRAIAK, from the coding sequence ATGGGCGAGTTCACGCTCGAACTCAACGATGACCAGAAGCAGGTCCGCGACTGGCTCCACGGCTTCGCCGCCGATGTGATGCGCCCCGCGGCCGCCGAATGGGACGAGCGTGAGGAGACTCCCTGGCCGATCATCCAGGAAGCGGCCAAGATCGGCATCTACTCGCTCGATTTCTATGCCCAGCAGTTCTTCGACCCGACCGGTCTCGGCATCCCCATGGCGATGGAGGAGCTCTTCTGGGGAGACGCCGGCATCGCGCTCTCCATCGTCGGCACGGGCCTCGCCGCCGTCGGCGTCCTCGCCAACGGCACCGAGGAGCAGATCGGCACCTGGGTCCCGCAGATGTACGGCGACGCGAACGACATCAAGGTCGCCGCGTTCTGCTCGTCCGAGCCCGACGCGGGCTCGGACGTCGCCTCGATGCGTACCCGCGCGGTGTACGAGGAGGCCACCGACGAATGGGTGCTCAACGGCACCAAGACCTGGGCGACCAACGGCGGCATCGCCAACGTCCACGTCGTCGTCGCGGTCGTCGACCCCGAACTCGGCTCGAAGGGCCACGCCTCCTTCATCGTGCCGCCGAACACCCCCGGTCTCTCCCAGGGCCAGAAGTTCCAGAAGCACGGCATCCGCGCCTCCCACACCGCCGAGGTCGTCCTGGAGGACGTCAGGATCCCCGGCCACTGCCTCCTCGGCGGCAAGGACAAGCTGGACGAGCGCCTGGCCCGCGCCCGCGAGAAGTCCAGGGCCGGCGGCGAGCAGGTGAAGAACGCCGCCATGGCCACCTTCGAGGCCTCCCGCCCGGCGGTCGGGGCCATGGCCGTCGGCACGGCCCGCGCCGCGTACGAGGTCGCCCTCGACTACGCGAAGACCCGCGTCCAGTTCGGCCGGCCGATCATCGAGAACCAGGGCGTCGCCTTCCAGCTCGCCGACATGGCCACCCAGATCGACGCGGCCCGCCTCCTCGTCTGGCGCGCCTCCTGGATGGCGACGGCCGGCAAGCCCTTCACGGCGGCCGAGGGCTCCATGTCCAAGCTGTACGCGAGCGAGGTCGCCAAGAAGGTCACGGCCCAGGCCATCCAGATCCTCGGCGGCAACGGCTACACCCGCGAGTACCCGGTGGAGCGCATGCACCGCGACGCGGCCATCTACACCATCTTCGAGGGCACGAGCGAGATCCAGCGCATGGTGATCAGCCGGGCCATCGCCAAGTAG
- a CDS encoding helix-turn-helix domain-containing protein, with amino-acid sequence MPAIAQSPDIGEPLEPLPREFAALMRPEIPGLIKEIGMEVQRTYPVYAHLFNGPHSDAIRQGVEQALAAFVERVADPGTNSALRDELLRKFGRVEAYEGRDLDTLLGAYRLGARVALRRAKIIGRTYNLSPTLILAFADALFAYVDELEALSREGYVMVQTRAVSDVAALRRQLLHLVVAGPPLPRATIAELCRDASWQLPAECTLVALRPPLAELVQAGLDRDVLADLGLPQPYLLIPGPLTADRLAMLGSALAGTSAVVGLTVPPAQAAHSIRWARRVLQLIDDGVVADAPLVHCEDHLTTLWLLSDPALVAQLAQRELAPLDELSGTRRDRLIETLRVHISTRAPAEQVGEMLGVHAQTVRYRLRNLDSHFGDRLLDPDHRFALEAALRALHLGGKRTD; translated from the coding sequence ATGCCCGCAATCGCCCAGTCGCCGGACATCGGTGAACCGCTCGAACCGCTCCCCAGGGAGTTCGCCGCCCTGATGAGGCCGGAGATCCCCGGCCTCATCAAGGAGATCGGCATGGAGGTCCAGCGGACCTACCCCGTGTACGCCCATCTCTTCAACGGGCCGCACTCGGACGCGATCCGCCAGGGCGTGGAGCAGGCGCTCGCCGCCTTCGTGGAGCGGGTCGCCGACCCCGGGACGAACTCGGCCCTCCGGGACGAACTGCTCCGCAAGTTCGGCCGGGTGGAGGCCTACGAGGGCCGCGACCTCGACACCTTGCTGGGCGCCTACCGCCTCGGGGCGCGCGTCGCGCTGCGCCGGGCCAAGATCATCGGACGTACGTACAACCTCTCCCCGACCCTGATCCTCGCCTTCGCGGACGCCCTCTTCGCCTACGTCGACGAGCTGGAGGCCCTGTCCCGCGAGGGCTACGTCATGGTCCAGACCCGCGCGGTGTCCGATGTGGCCGCGCTGCGAAGACAGTTACTCCACCTGGTCGTGGCCGGCCCGCCACTGCCCCGGGCCACGATCGCCGAGCTGTGCCGGGACGCCTCCTGGCAGCTGCCCGCCGAGTGCACCCTGGTCGCGCTCCGCCCGCCGCTCGCCGAACTCGTCCAGGCCGGGCTCGACCGGGACGTCCTCGCCGACCTCGGCCTTCCCCAGCCGTATCTGCTCATCCCCGGCCCGCTCACCGCCGACCGCCTCGCGATGCTCGGCTCCGCCCTGGCCGGCACGTCCGCCGTCGTCGGTCTGACCGTGCCGCCGGCACAGGCCGCCCACTCCATCCGCTGGGCCCGGCGCGTCCTCCAGCTGATCGACGACGGCGTCGTCGCCGACGCGCCCCTCGTGCACTGCGAGGACCATCTGACAACGTTGTGGCTGCTCTCCGACCCGGCCCTGGTGGCCCAGCTCGCCCAGCGCGAACTCGCGCCGCTCGACGAGCTGTCCGGCACCCGGCGCGACCGGCTGATCGAGACCCTGCGCGTCCACATCTCCACCCGCGCCCCCGCCGAGCAGGTCGGCGAGATGCTCGGCGTGCACGCCCAGACGGTCCGCTACCGGCTGCGGAACCTGGACAGCCACTTCGGCGACCGGCTCCTCGATCCCGACCACCGGTTCGCCCTCGAAGCGGCCCTGCGCGCGCTCCACCTCGGCGGGAAGCGGACGGACTGA
- the def gene encoding peptide deformylase — MRNRPIPGSSGQVRAMTLLGDPVLHTPCAPVTDFGPELARLVEDMFATMYAANGVGLAANQVGVGLRVFVYDCPDDEETRHLGHVVNPRLVEADGDVFRDAEGCLSLPGLEAPTPRYDRAVVEGVRLDGTPVRVEGTGFFARCLQHEADHLEGGVYADHVTGWRKSRLIRAIRKQPWGSGAGVLEG; from the coding sequence ATGCGAAACCGCCCCATCCCCGGCAGTTCCGGCCAGGTCCGAGCGATGACTCTGCTCGGCGACCCCGTGCTGCACACCCCCTGCGCCCCGGTCACCGACTTCGGGCCCGAACTGGCCCGGCTCGTCGAGGACATGTTCGCCACGATGTACGCGGCGAACGGCGTCGGCCTGGCGGCGAACCAGGTGGGCGTGGGCCTGCGGGTCTTCGTGTACGACTGCCCCGACGACGAGGAGACCCGCCACCTGGGACATGTCGTGAACCCGCGCCTGGTGGAGGCCGACGGCGATGTCTTCCGGGACGCCGAGGGCTGCCTCTCCCTGCCGGGTCTCGAGGCTCCGACGCCGCGTTACGACCGTGCGGTGGTCGAGGGCGTACGGCTGGACGGGACGCCGGTACGGGTGGAGGGCACGGGCTTCTTCGCCCGTTGCCTCCAGCACGAGGCCGACCACCTGGAGGGCGGGGTCTACGCGGACCACGTCACGGGGTGGCGCAAGTCACGTCTGATCCGCGCGATCCGCAAGCAGCCGTGGGGGAGCGGGGCGGGGGTGCTGGAGGGCTGA
- a CDS encoding cytochrome P450, protein MAITTGTEAPELAGLPLLGSMFDLKNDSLGTFLRARRDHGDVVRISAGPPGIRATVYGVFSAEGAQQVLAGESANFRKDNAFYQEVRESFGNGLLTSQDEDYLRQRRLVQPLFTRRRVDGYAAAIAAEVTTLTEEWRKADAASVDVLQDMARLALRAVARILFGTDVDAAVEIVENSFPDVGAYVLRRGYSPLNVPRDWPTPGNRRAATVHRALYEVCDRIIADRRSSGRAPGDGQDLLTLLVEAESAEDGSFDATELREQVLVFLLAGHETTATSLGFALHLLALHPEERKRAHEEVDRVLAGRTPGAADLDALPYVTRVLKEAMRLFPAAPVIGRRAVAATRIGGVAIPAGADVIVAPWVTHRHPDYWEDAERFDPDRFTPEAEAARPRYAWFPFGGGPRACIGQHFSMLESVIALAMILQRYDFEAVDKVVPVAPAITLQAAGPARCRLTPRTV, encoded by the coding sequence ATGGCCATCACCACCGGTACCGAAGCGCCCGAACTCGCGGGACTTCCCCTGCTCGGCTCCATGTTCGACCTCAAGAACGACTCCCTGGGCACCTTCCTCCGCGCCCGCCGCGACCACGGCGACGTCGTACGGATATCCGCCGGGCCGCCCGGAATCCGCGCCACCGTCTACGGCGTCTTCTCCGCCGAGGGCGCGCAGCAGGTCCTCGCCGGGGAATCGGCCAACTTCCGCAAGGACAACGCCTTCTACCAGGAGGTCCGCGAGTCCTTCGGCAACGGACTGCTCACCAGCCAGGACGAGGACTACCTCCGCCAGCGCCGGCTCGTCCAGCCGCTCTTCACCCGCCGCCGGGTCGACGGCTACGCCGCCGCCATCGCCGCCGAGGTCACCACCCTCACCGAGGAGTGGCGGAAGGCCGACGCCGCCTCCGTCGACGTCCTCCAGGACATGGCCCGCCTCGCCCTGCGCGCCGTCGCCCGCATCCTCTTCGGCACGGACGTCGACGCGGCCGTCGAGATCGTCGAGAACAGCTTCCCCGACGTCGGCGCCTACGTGCTGCGCCGCGGCTACTCCCCGCTCAACGTCCCCCGCGACTGGCCCACCCCCGGCAACCGCCGCGCCGCCACCGTCCACCGGGCGCTGTACGAGGTCTGCGACCGCATCATCGCCGACCGCCGGAGCTCCGGCCGGGCCCCCGGAGACGGCCAGGACCTGCTGACCCTCCTCGTCGAGGCCGAGAGCGCCGAGGACGGCAGCTTCGACGCGACCGAGCTGCGCGAGCAGGTCCTCGTCTTCCTGCTCGCCGGCCACGAGACCACCGCCACCTCCCTCGGCTTCGCCCTCCACCTCCTCGCCCTCCATCCGGAGGAGCGGAAGCGGGCCCACGAGGAGGTCGACCGGGTCCTCGCCGGCCGTACCCCCGGCGCCGCGGACCTCGACGCGCTGCCGTACGTCACCCGGGTCCTCAAGGAGGCCATGCGGCTCTTCCCGGCCGCCCCCGTCATCGGGCGCCGCGCCGTCGCCGCCACCCGGATCGGCGGTGTCGCCATCCCGGCCGGTGCGGACGTCATCGTCGCCCCCTGGGTCACCCACCGCCACCCGGACTACTGGGAGGACGCGGAGCGCTTCGACCCCGACCGCTTCACGCCCGAGGCGGAGGCCGCCCGCCCCCGCTACGCCTGGTTCCCCTTCGGCGGCGGCCCGCGCGCGTGCATAGGCCAGCACTTCTCGATGCTGGAGTCGGTGATCGCCCTGGCGATGATCCTCCAGCGGTACGACTTCGAGGCCGTCGACAAGGTGGTGCCCGTCGCGCCCGCGATCACCCTCCAGGCGGCGGGCCCGGCCCGCTGCCGCCTCACGCCCCGCACCGTATAG
- a CDS encoding cytochrome c oxidase assembly protein codes for MDHSGHGMTTDLPPFTLGRGLEFSPDLFFLIGCLAALGLYGWGVARLRRRGDAWPVSRTVFFTVGVLTIALVMCTKLNDYGMVMFSVHMVQHMVISMLSPILLLLGAPVTLALRALPVAGRGSTGPRELLLKLLHSRYMKVITHPGFTIPMFIASLYALYFTPLFDFLMGSKPGHIGMMVHFLMVGVVFFWPIMGVDPGPHRPGYVMRMLELFAGMPFHAFFGIALMMASEPMVKAYANPPASLGIDALTDQNAAGGIAWAFSEIPSVLVLIALVYQWYHSEQRQAVRQDRAADRDGDKELEAYNAYLASLQTRR; via the coding sequence ATGGATCACAGCGGGCACGGCATGACCACGGATCTGCCGCCGTTCACGCTGGGACGGGGCCTGGAGTTCTCTCCCGACCTGTTCTTCCTGATCGGCTGCCTCGCGGCGCTCGGTCTGTACGGCTGGGGCGTGGCGCGGCTGCGGCGGCGCGGGGACGCGTGGCCGGTGAGCCGGACGGTGTTCTTCACGGTCGGCGTGCTGACCATCGCGCTCGTCATGTGCACCAAGCTCAACGACTACGGCATGGTCATGTTCAGCGTGCACATGGTGCAGCACATGGTGATCTCCATGCTGTCGCCGATCCTGCTGCTGCTCGGCGCACCGGTGACGCTGGCCCTGCGCGCGCTGCCGGTGGCGGGCCGGGGCTCGACCGGGCCGCGCGAGCTGCTGCTCAAGCTGCTGCACAGCCGGTACATGAAGGTGATCACGCACCCCGGCTTCACGATCCCGATGTTCATCGCGAGCCTGTACGCGCTCTACTTCACGCCGCTCTTCGACTTCCTGATGGGCTCGAAGCCGGGCCACATCGGGATGATGGTCCACTTCCTGATGGTGGGCGTGGTCTTCTTCTGGCCGATCATGGGCGTCGACCCTGGCCCGCACCGGCCGGGTTATGTGATGCGGATGCTGGAGCTCTTCGCGGGCATGCCGTTCCACGCCTTCTTCGGCATCGCGCTGATGATGGCCTCGGAGCCGATGGTCAAGGCGTACGCGAACCCGCCGGCCTCGCTGGGGATCGACGCGCTCACCGACCAGAACGCGGCGGGCGGCATCGCCTGGGCGTTCAGCGAGATCCCGTCGGTGCTCGTGCTGATCGCGCTGGTCTACCAGTGGTACCACTCCGAGCAGCGGCAGGCGGTCCGCCAGGACAGGGCCGCCGACCGGGACGGCGACAAGGAGCTGGAGGCGTACAACGCGTACCTCGCCTCGCTCCAGACCCGGCGGTGA
- a CDS encoding 6-phosphofructokinase: protein MRIGVLTSGGDCPGLNAVIRSVVHRAVVDHGDEVIGFHDGWKGLLECDYRKLDLEAVGGILARGGTILGSSRVQPAHLVDGVERARGHVADLGLDAIIPIGGEGTLKAANLLSEAGLPIVGVPKTIDNDIASTDVTFGFDTAVTVATEALDRLKTTAESHQRVLVVEVMGRHTGWIALHSGMAAGAHAVVVPERPFDIDELTARVGERFEAGKRFAIVVVAEGAKPREGSMDFKTAGTDIYGHERFTGIANQLSVELERRLGKEARPVILGHVQRGGTPTAYDRVLATRFGWHAVEAAHRGEFGMLTALRGTDITMVPLAQAVESLKTVPADRYAEAECVI, encoded by the coding sequence ATGCGCATTGGCGTGCTCACCTCCGGCGGAGACTGCCCCGGTCTGAACGCTGTCATCCGTTCCGTCGTGCACCGCGCCGTCGTCGACCACGGCGACGAGGTCATCGGCTTCCACGACGGGTGGAAGGGCCTCCTGGAGTGCGACTACCGCAAGCTCGATCTCGAGGCGGTGGGCGGCATCCTGGCCCGCGGCGGCACCATCCTCGGCTCCTCGCGGGTCCAGCCCGCGCACCTGGTCGACGGCGTCGAGCGCGCCCGCGGCCATGTGGCCGACCTGGGGCTCGACGCGATCATCCCGATCGGCGGCGAGGGCACCCTCAAGGCCGCCAACCTGCTCTCCGAGGCGGGTCTCCCGATCGTCGGCGTCCCGAAGACGATCGACAACGACATCGCCTCCACCGACGTCACCTTCGGCTTCGACACGGCCGTGACCGTCGCCACCGAGGCCCTCGACCGGCTGAAGACCACCGCCGAGTCGCACCAGCGCGTCCTGGTCGTCGAGGTCATGGGCCGTCACACCGGCTGGATAGCGCTGCACTCCGGCATGGCCGCCGGCGCGCACGCCGTGGTCGTCCCCGAGCGCCCCTTCGACATCGACGAGCTGACCGCCCGGGTCGGCGAGCGCTTCGAGGCCGGCAAGCGGTTCGCGATCGTGGTCGTCGCCGAGGGCGCGAAGCCGCGTGAGGGCTCGATGGACTTCAAGACCGCGGGCACCGACATCTACGGCCACGAGCGGTTCACCGGGATCGCCAACCAGCTCTCCGTGGAGCTGGAGCGGCGCCTCGGCAAGGAGGCCCGTCCGGTGATCCTGGGTCACGTCCAGCGCGGCGGCACCCCCACCGCGTACGACCGCGTCCTCGCGACCCGCTTCGGCTGGCACGCGGTCGAGGCCGCGCACCGCGGCGAGTTCGGCATGCTGACCGCCCTGCGCGGCACGGACATCACGATGGTCCCGCTGGCCCAGGCCGTCGAGAGCCTCAAGACGGTCCCCGCCGACCGCTACGCCGAGGCCGAGTGCGTGATCTGA
- a CDS encoding DNA alkylation repair protein, with translation MDELAALEDPKARAVNERHGDDHGVNLGKLRALAKRLKTQQDLAERLWETGDTAARLLALLICRPKAFGRDELDSMLRGARTPKVQDWLVNYVVKKSPHAEELRLAWTADPDPVVASAGWALTTERVAKRPDGLDLDGLLDVVDAEMKDAPDRLQWAMNHCLAQIGIEHPEQRARALDIGERLEVLKDYPTPPGCTSPFAPVWITEMVRRKEGA, from the coding sequence ATGGACGAGCTGGCCGCGCTGGAGGACCCGAAGGCGCGCGCGGTGAACGAGAGACACGGTGACGACCACGGTGTGAACCTCGGCAAGCTGCGCGCGCTCGCGAAGCGACTGAAGACGCAGCAGGACCTCGCGGAGCGGCTCTGGGAGACCGGCGACACCGCGGCGCGACTGCTGGCGCTCCTGATCTGCCGCCCGAAGGCCTTCGGGCGGGACGAGCTGGACTCCATGCTGCGCGGGGCGCGCACGCCCAAGGTGCAGGACTGGCTCGTGAACTACGTGGTGAAGAAGAGCCCCCACGCCGAGGAGCTGCGCCTGGCGTGGACCGCCGACCCGGATCCGGTGGTGGCGAGCGCCGGCTGGGCACTGACCACCGAGCGGGTCGCGAAGAGACCTGACGGACTCGACCTCGACGGACTGCTCGACGTCGTCGACGCGGAGATGAAGGACGCCCCGGACCGTCTGCAGTGGGCGATGAACCACTGTCTGGCCCAGATCGGGATCGAGCACCCCGAGCAGCGCGCCCGGGCGCTGGACATCGGGGAGCGCCTGGAGGTGCTCAAGGACTACCCGACGCCGCCGGGCTGCACGTCCCCGTTCGCACCCGTGTGGATCACCGAGATGGTGCGCCGCAAGGAAGGGGCGTAG
- a CDS encoding MurT ligase domain-containing protein translates to MSGHPGNPEPLSPRAKLAVTAGKAAAAVSRAAGRGSGSVIGGKVALRLDPDLLGRLAQHLDVVLVSATNGKTTTTRLIAEALRAAGPVVSNALGANMPAGITSALAGGSDSKYGVIEVDEKYLAGVARDTTPKVIALLNLSRDQLDRAAETRMLAEKWREGLNGTKAVVVANADDPLIVWAASSSPNVVWVAAGQEWKDDAWSCPACGGVMQRPGDDWFCGECGFRRPAPSWALSGDHVLDPHGSAWPIRLQLPGRANKANAATSAAVAAVFGVPPQVALERMYQVQAVAGRYDVVSFQGRDLRLLLAKNPAGWLETFSLIDQPPTPVILSVNARGADGTDTSWLWDVDYGRLAGHPIMVIGDRKLDLAVRLEVAGVDFRVCETLDEAVAMAPPGQIELIANYTAFQDVRRRVGN, encoded by the coding sequence ATGTCAGGACACCCCGGTAATCCAGAGCCGCTGTCGCCGCGCGCCAAGCTGGCCGTGACGGCGGGCAAGGCCGCGGCCGCGGTGTCGCGTGCGGCGGGGCGCGGCAGTGGATCCGTGATCGGCGGCAAGGTGGCGCTGCGGCTCGACCCGGACCTCCTGGGCCGGCTCGCGCAGCATCTGGACGTCGTCCTGGTGTCGGCGACCAACGGCAAGACGACGACGACCCGGCTGATCGCGGAGGCCCTGCGCGCCGCCGGCCCCGTCGTCTCGAACGCCCTCGGTGCCAACATGCCCGCCGGCATCACCTCGGCGCTCGCCGGCGGCTCGGACTCCAAGTACGGCGTCATCGAGGTCGACGAGAAGTACCTGGCCGGCGTCGCCCGCGACACCACGCCCAAGGTGATCGCGCTGCTCAACCTCTCCCGCGACCAGCTCGACCGCGCCGCCGAGACCCGGATGCTCGCCGAGAAGTGGCGCGAGGGTCTCAACGGCACGAAGGCCGTCGTCGTCGCGAACGCCGACGACCCGCTCATCGTGTGGGCCGCCTCCTCCTCGCCGAACGTGGTGTGGGTCGCCGCCGGCCAGGAGTGGAAGGACGACGCCTGGTCGTGCCCCGCCTGTGGCGGTGTGATGCAGCGTCCGGGCGACGACTGGTTCTGCGGCGAGTGCGGCTTCCGCCGTCCCGCGCCGAGCTGGGCGCTCAGCGGCGACCACGTGCTCGACCCGCACGGTTCGGCCTGGCCGATCCGGCTCCAGCTGCCCGGCCGCGCCAACAAGGCGAACGCCGCGACCTCGGCCGCCGTCGCCGCCGTCTTCGGAGTGCCGCCGCAGGTGGCCCTGGAGCGCATGTACCAGGTGCAGGCCGTCGCCGGACGCTACGACGTCGTCTCCTTCCAGGGCCGCGACCTGCGACTGCTGCTCGCCAAGAACCCGGCAGGCTGGCTCGAAACGTTTTCCCTCATCGACCAGCCGCCGACGCCGGTGATCCTCTCCGTCAACGCGCGCGGCGCCGACGGCACCGACACCTCCTGGCTGTGGGACGTGGACTACGGCCGGCTCGCCGGCCACCCGATCATGGTGATCGGCGACCGGAAGCTGGACCTCGCGGTCCGCCTGGAGGTCGCGGGCGTGGACTTCCGCGTCTGCGAGACGCTCGACGAGGCCGTCGCGATGGCCCCGCCCGGGCAGATCGAGCTGATCGCCAACTACACCGCCTTCCAGGACGTCCGCCGCCGCGTCGGCAACTGA
- a CDS encoding TetR family transcriptional regulator translates to MDIAHRTTDQQTPAEQRRRELLEAADRVVLRDGPKASMNAIAAEAGITKPILYRHFGDKGGLYRALAIRHTDALLASLRAALDAPSDRRRRVESTLDTYLASIEALPQVYRFLMHPAEESHQTEQGFDVGRHSAPLLRRMGEELGQVIAERVDLGPGAEAQARIWGHGIVGMMHAAGDWWLGERPCSRDDLVRSLADLLWGRLAQAPDLPGGPGF, encoded by the coding sequence ATGGACATCGCACACCGGACCACCGACCAGCAGACGCCCGCCGAACAGCGGCGACGCGAACTGCTGGAGGCGGCGGACCGGGTGGTGCTCCGGGACGGCCCCAAGGCGTCCATGAACGCGATCGCGGCGGAGGCCGGCATCACCAAGCCGATCCTCTACCGCCACTTCGGCGACAAGGGCGGCCTCTACCGCGCCCTCGCCATCCGGCACACGGACGCCCTCCTCGCCTCCCTGCGGGCCGCGCTCGACGCGCCGTCCGACCGCCGCCGCCGCGTCGAATCCACCCTCGACACCTACCTCGCCTCGATCGAGGCGCTGCCCCAGGTCTACCGCTTCCTCATGCACCCGGCGGAGGAGTCGCACCAGACCGAGCAGGGCTTCGACGTCGGCCGTCACTCCGCCCCGCTGCTCCGGCGCATGGGCGAGGAGCTCGGCCAGGTCATCGCCGAGCGCGTCGACCTCGGCCCCGGCGCCGAGGCCCAGGCCCGGATCTGGGGGCACGGCATCGTCGGCATGATGCACGCGGCCGGCGACTGGTGGCTCGGCGAGCGGCCCTGCTCCCGCGACGACCTCGTCCGCAGCCTGGCCGACCTCCTGTGGGGCCGGCTCGCACAGGCACCGGACCTCCCCGGCGGCCCGGGGTTCTAG
- a CDS encoding glutamine amidotransferase: protein MSDSSLRLVWVYPDLLSTYGDQGNVLVVQRRAEQRGLHVERVDVRSDQPIPTSGDIYLIGGGEDRPQRLAAERLRRDGGLSRAASNGAIIFSVCAGYQILGHEFINDLGEREAGLGLIDVISTRGEGERCVGDVLADIDPRLGLPQLTGFENHQGITHLGPTARPFARTVLGKGNGTGDGTEGAYNDTVFGTYMHGPVMARNPQIADLLLKLALDVNALPPTDDRWYEALRAERVAAATQPA, encoded by the coding sequence ATGAGTGACAGCAGCCTGCGCCTGGTCTGGGTCTACCCGGACCTGCTCAGCACCTACGGCGACCAGGGCAACGTCCTCGTCGTCCAGCGCCGCGCGGAGCAGCGCGGCCTCCACGTCGAGCGCGTCGACGTCCGCAGCGATCAGCCGATCCCGACCTCGGGCGACATCTATCTGATCGGCGGCGGCGAGGACCGCCCGCAGCGGCTCGCGGCCGAGCGGCTGCGGCGCGACGGCGGCCTGAGCCGCGCCGCCTCCAACGGCGCGATCATCTTCTCGGTCTGCGCCGGCTACCAGATCCTGGGCCACGAGTTCATCAACGACCTGGGCGAGCGGGAGGCCGGTCTCGGTCTCATCGACGTGATCTCGACCCGCGGCGAGGGCGAGCGGTGCGTCGGCGACGTCCTCGCGGACATCGACCCGCGGCTCGGCCTGCCCCAGCTGACGGGCTTCGAGAACCACCAGGGCATCACCCATCTCGGCCCGACGGCCCGGCCGTTCGCCCGCACCGTGCTCGGCAAGGGCAACGGGACCGGCGACGGCACCGAGGGCGCGTACAACGACACCGTCTTCGGTACGTACATGCACGGCCCCGTCATGGCCCGCAACCCGCAGATCGCGGACCTGCTCCTGAAGCTGGCCCTCGACGTGAACGCGCTGCCGCCGACGGACGACCGCTGGTACGAGGCGCTGCGCGCCGAGCGCGTCGCGGCGGCCACGCAGCCCGCGTAG
- a CDS encoding VOC family protein, which produces MERPEMTLQLTIDCADPQRLVPFWLEALRYVPDPPPEGHATWRAYWEAVGVPEDELGEGAGELPESIVDPKGMGPRVWFQHVPEPKTVKNRVHLDLKVGGGRGVPLAVRRERVDGEVTRLTALGATILYTMDEPNGMDYYAVVLQDPEGNEFCLV; this is translated from the coding sequence ATGGAGCGACCCGAGATGACCCTGCAACTGACCATCGACTGCGCGGACCCGCAGCGCCTGGTGCCGTTCTGGCTGGAGGCCCTGCGCTACGTCCCCGATCCGCCGCCCGAGGGCCACGCCACCTGGCGGGCGTACTGGGAGGCGGTCGGCGTCCCCGAGGACGAGCTGGGCGAGGGCGCCGGAGAGCTCCCGGAGTCCATCGTGGACCCGAAGGGGATGGGGCCCCGGGTCTGGTTCCAGCACGTCCCCGAGCCGAAGACGGTCAAGAACCGCGTCCACCTGGACCTGAAGGTCGGCGGCGGCCGAGGGGTGCCGCTCGCGGTGCGCCGCGAGCGGGTGGACGGCGAGGTGACGCGACTCACGGCCCTCGGCGCGACGATCCTGTACACCATGGACGAGCCGAACGGCATGGACTACTACGCGGTGGTCCTCCAGGACCCCGAGGGCAACGAGTTCTGTCTCGTCTGA